The segment ATCAGTCGACCAGGTCTACGAATCTATTCTAACTATCAACAAATTCCTAGGATTTTAGGCGGGATGGGGATTGTAATTCTTTCTACTTCTCGGGGTATAATGACAGACCAGGAGGCTCGACTAGAAGGAATCGGTGGAGAAATTTTGTGTTCTATATGGTAATCTGTCCGGTATACGAATTGTATCGAAACTCTCCATTTgtgcaaaaaaaagaaaaagcacGGGTTGTCTAATAGAACTCCTCCTGCCCTACGGTAGTTGATACGTCAAGAAGTTTTACCTGGAATAAAGAACAAAAAATGGATTCATGAAggtttaatttaattagtaaatCACTCCCACTCTGGATTCCTTTAGATAATGAAGATCTGATTTTAGGTTTTATGTTTCGGGAGAGTTTACCAACGTGGGATAGAGTCAACAAAAGTGAAGTAAGTGCTTATGATTCAACCAGGGGGCGTATAATTTATAGACTTCGCAACAAGGATTCGAACGATTAGGTAGTTTTTCAACTTCAAGATTTCTTTCAGGGATCAATTCAAATTTCAAGAAACTTATTTTCTTCCAATAAGCGAATTCGGAAAAATTTAAGGAATAACAACTATGAAAATAAGGGCTTCCGTTCgtaaaatttgtgaaaatgtcGCCTAATCCGTAGGAGGGACGAATTATCGTAATTTGTTTTAACCCGAGACATAAACAAAGACAAGGATAATCTTTCTATTCTAAAAGAACTCCTGAAAGAAAAACTAATCTTAAAGAAAgcgataaacaaataaaatagaaGATCTGTTTTGACATGAAATGGATATATCCATATATCTCTGACTTATCTTTATGAAATGATAAAATGGCAAAACCTATACCAAAAGTTGGTTCACGTAGGAATGGGCGCAGTAGTGCACGGAAAAGTGCACGTAGAATACCAAGGAGTTATTCATGTTCAAGCAAGTTTCAACAATACCATTGTTACTGTTACAGATGTACGGGGTCAGGTAATCTCTTGGTCCTCCGCCGGCACTTGTGGATTCAAGGGTACAAGAAGGGGACCCTTTTGCTACTCAAACCGCAGCGGAAATGCTATTCGAGCAGTAGTAGACCAAGGTATGCAACGAGCGGAAGTTATGATAAAGGGTCCTGGTCTCGGAAGAGATGCAGCATTACGAGCTATTCGTAGAAGTGGTATACTATTAAGTTTCGTACGGATGTAACCCTATATGCCACATAATGGCTGTAGACCTCCTAAAAAGACGTGTGTGAAATAAACACTAAAGAGATTTCAAGAAAATAAATGATTCAATGATCtgatcaaataaaataatattactaTGGTTCGAGAAAAGTAAAAGTCTCTACTTCGACTCGGACACGACAGTGAAGTGTGTTGAATCAAGAACAGATAGTAAGCGCCTTTATTATGGACGCTTTATTCTGTCTCCACTTATGAAAGGCCAAGCCGACACAATAGGCATTGCGATGCGAAGAGCTTTGCTTGGAGAACTAGAAGGAACATGCATTACACGTGCAAAATCTGAGAAAATACCCACGAATATTCTACCATAGTAGGTATTCAAGAATCAGTCcatgaaattttaatgaatttgaaagaaattgtaTTGAGAGGAATTTGTATGGAACTCGTAACGCCTTTATTTGTGCCAAGGGTCCCGGATATGTAACTGCTCAagacatcatcttaccaccttctGTGAAATCGTTGATAATACACAGCATGTAGCCAGCCTAACCAACCAATTGATTTGTGTATTGGATTACAAATCGAGAAAATAGGATACGgtataaaaacataaaagaacTTTCGACGGAAGTTATCCTATAGATGCTGTATTCATGCCTGTTCGAAATGCGAATCATAGTATTCATTGTTATGGGAATGATAATGAAAACAGGAGATACTTTTCTAAATATGGACAAATGGAAGTTTAACTCCGAAAGAAGCACTTCATGAAGCTTCTCgtaatttgattgatttatttattCCTTTTCTACATACGGAAGAAGAAAACTTACATTTAAACAATCAACACGATGTTACTTCCTTTTTTCCGTTTCATGATAGATTAGTTAAactaacaaaagaaaaaaaatagcatTGAAATATATTTTATTGACCAATCAGAATTGCCTCCCAGGATCTATAATTGTCTCAAAAGTCAATATACATACATTATTGGACCTTTTGAATAACAGTCGAAGACCTTATGAAAATTGAACACTTTCGCATAGAAGATGTAAAACAAATATTGGGCATTCTAGAAAGAAGTAGAAAAAGCATTTCgaaattgatttatcaaaatttttaatcAATGGATTTTGAACCTTCAGCACAATCCATAGATTCGGACCAGAATTGAATAAATGTATCTAGGAGAATTCACTTTGCCTTTAGTGACTACTCCTAGATACGCTATcatgatattttttttaattgattCAATTTAAAAAGACCTAAAGTTAGGTTTATCAATCGGTAATGTTGCTCAATACCCAACCAAAGGGCTACTGCAGTACCAATCAAAAAACGGTTGTCGCTACTGGACGACGAAATGGATTTTGGAATTTATTAACATTTTCAAAACGGTACTGTTAATAATCCCGCGGGTACTGAAACCATTAAAGAAACACCCAATAACTTGTTAGGTACTGTacaaagtatttgaaatacagGAAAAAATACCATTCAGGTAATATTTCAAAGGAGTTGCAAATGGATCCGCGGGTTCACCAATCATTGAAGGTTCTAGAACCGCTAAGCCCACGTTACAAGCAATAGTACCGAAAATTACTActggaaaaatatataaaagatcaTTGGGCCATGCGGGTTCCCCATAATAATTATGACCCATACCTTTAGCTAATTTAGCTCTTAATACAGGATCGTTCAAGTCAGGTTTTTTGTTATTAGGATAGGTGAATTTTTCTAGATCCATCCCCAAAGGAACCGGACATGATAATTTTCATCATCCGCTCAAGCAAAAGTCAATCGAATCAAATGGATACAAACGGATACCTATAAAATAAATCTATATTctatatgtttaaaataaatcTATATTATCCCACATATATGAATGGTTCCATATGTAAGAAAAAAGTTACCCGATTCCATTTTACGGGTTGCAATTAtacattcaaaatttcatttttacagGTAAATGCTCAATACCCAAGTAGGCGTACAAAATTGATCGTGATCAAGTGCTTTATGGGTCGTCTTAGGCCTTGCGATTCACCTTTATCCCAAAATATATCGAGATTTTTTACATACAAAGGATTTACTTGTTACTAATATAGTCTAGCCTTTGCTCTTCTTTAGATCCTTGTTTCACTCCGATAGTATAATTAAATCGGGTCGATGCAGAAGAAATGAATGCATTttcatactattaagataagaaaGTAAAAAAACTAAAATCTAATTTTGATTATGCCAAATCACTTATTCTACTGGATCTTACGGAGCCCTATTTATACACAACATCGTCAGGTCTGATCATAGAAAGATTCTCTTCAAGAACCAGCCTATCCTTTGTATGGGGCTTACGGTGGTTGAAACAAAGACACATTTGGTTGTGAATTCAATGTAGCAGATAAAGGCATATTTCTGCACGGCCCAATCAATAGTTCAAGTCACACACTCCCATAATCCATTTTCTCTTCAGAATTCCTTCAACTATTCATGTCAAATAAATACTAGAATATTGTTTGTAGTTGAAAGGAAATATCCAAATACATGTCTTATTTTTTTTCAATAATCCATATTTGTAGCAATGAAATACTATTGTTCCTCCCCAAGTAATAAGATAAATTATTGGTTACAATATAGCTATGGTCTATATTCTCTATAAAGGACCAGAAATGCTTACGTATCATTAGGAAATGCATTAACATAAATACAGCAGTAAGAAGGGTAATACAAAGTGTGTAAACTATAAAAACGGGTCAAAGTGGATTGTCCCACACTAGCACTTCCACGTAATAACTCTACAAGGCGATCTATTACCGGAATAGCTTCCGGAACGCCTGTTACGATTTTGACTTTAATAACCAATTTGGTCCCGAGGTAAAGAATAACCTGTTACGCCAAAAGATGCAGTCAACACACCCAGAACCACGCCTGTAACCCAAGTTAATTCGCGAGGTTTTTAAAACCACCAGTGAGATAGACACGAAATACGTGCAGGATCATCATTAAGACCATCCTACTGCCGACCATCGATGAGACTGATCGGATTAACCAAGCAAAGTTAGCTTCAGTCATTATGTATTGAACAGAAGCAAAAGCCTCCAGTAACGGTTGGACGATAGTAAAAAGTCATAGCAAATCCTGTAGCTACTTGTACCAAAAAACAAATGAAGCGTAATTCCTCCTAGACAATAAAAATATGTTAACATGAGGAGGAACATATTTACTAGTTATATCATCTGCAATCGCCTGAATTTCGAGGCGCTCTTCGACCAATCATAGACTTTATTGAGATAGGTAAACCAAGAGGACCCCCGAGAACCGTATATGAGAATTTCATCTCGTACAGCTCAAACAAAAACACCCAAGTATTAGCTGAAACGGATATGGAATAGAAAGTTTGAAACTTCTTAatcttttcattcaattttatctgAAGACACAAAAGTGAAAATCCAGAAAGCTCTTTGTTGTAGTTGTAATTATAATGCCAAAAAATCAAGTCAGCGCAGTCGTCTTTATGTTGATCGTTACAGGCCTCTTGAATCTTCTATTTACCtacttatttctttttctttgctttGATTTGTTCTTTGTATGAAATGTGGCTttattcttgtttttctttctttttttgataGGAATTCTCTTGTTAAGACCCTATGAATCAATTGAAACTTCAGATTCATACCAGAACCACGATGATTCAATAAAACCTTCAAACTAAGTCCAAAGATTCTTTGAGTAAGAACCATTGGATCATCACTTATTCAATCAATAGAatagatataataaataaaatacaaagaaaagaaaGGTTTGTCCTTTGATCAAAATAAGCATAAACTAAATGagagtttgaaagaataaaaaatctttcgatttataaataatataactctttctttgaattttttttttgagtcCGGCCGCGAGGTTTGAATATTAAGTATGAATCATAGTTCAAATACTTTGTGATCCATTTCATATATTCCGTGCTCCAGATACTAGAATGACTATCCGACAGGATAAAACTATCTCGATCAAGATGACAGACCCATTTTCTGTACTATCAATAGGATCAATTATAACAAGTCACACCTCATATTCCGGAAATACAGAAACAAATAAATTTCGCGGTCGAACTACCGAAATAGAATGGGGCTAAAAATCCAAGAACTAAAGTTTCAATTTTTGTATTGAAACGCGAGGCTTCGTGATTCTTGTGAATCTAATTCATTGAAATTCCATCCAGTAAAACGGAAGAATTATAAATCTCCAAAATAATAGATAAGAATATCGCAAATAAAGCCATTGCGACACCCATCAAAGTCGTTCCCCATCCAGGGCTACCTTACCATATTCAATTCAATGGTTTCAAAAATCCCTACAACAGTTCGTCTTGGACCAGATCTAGAACTACCCTCAACGGTTTGTGTAGCCATAAATCTTATTTTGTATTCAGTGAGATCTGTTGACTTTGTATATCATTCCGCTGTAAATAAACAATCTTATCATAGACCCATTGTGATCTTGAAATTATATAATAATGGAAACAGCAACCTTAGTCGCCATCTCTATATCTGGTTTACTTGTAAGTTTTACTGGGTACGCCTTATATACTGCTTTTGGGCAACCCTCTCAACAATTAAGAGATCCATTCGAGGAACACGGGGACTAATTGAAGTAATGAGCCTCCCAATATTGGGAGGCTCATTACTTCAATTGAGATAATGAaaaatcatttcatttttttaGTTAGAATTTTAGGCGGTTCTCGAAAAAAGATAGCGAAAAAAATTATCCCTAGAGTAGATACTAAGAGGAATGTATAAACCAATGCTTCCATAAATTCGATCGTGGTTTACAATTATAGCTTCCGTACCTGTTTATTTGGAATCATCTCCCGAATAAAGAAAGAACAAGAATCAAAGAAAAGGCAGCGAtttaaatcaagatttttccAGCAGCCTATGGCAAATCACAAATAGAAGTAGAAGCAAAAAATAACAAAGCAATCTTGCATCAGACTACTTGTCTTCTTGTAGTTGGATCTCCAAGTTTTT is part of the Gossypium arboreum isolate Shixiya-1 unplaced genomic scaffold, ASM2569848v2 Contig00466, whole genome shotgun sequence genome and harbors:
- the LOC128289116 gene encoding 30S ribosomal protein S11, chloroplastic-like, producing the protein MGAVVHGKVHVEYQGVIHVQASFNNTIVTVTDVRGQVISWSSAGTCGFKGTRRGPFCYSNRSGNAIRAVVDQGMQRAEVMIKGPGLGRDAALRAIRRSGILLSFVRM